From Candidatus Pedobacter colombiensis, one genomic window encodes:
- a CDS encoding peptide MFS transporter, whose amino-acid sequence MNTQSLDTPNNFFENKVIGHPAGLFVLFFTEMWERFSYYGMRALLVLFLTSSLIGDNPGWGWPREYALAIYGSYTGLAYLTPILGGYIADRIIGYRWAVIIGALLMTLGHLSMAIEIDHTFMYLGLCLLVLGNGFFKPNMTSIIAQMYKEHPEKKDGAYTIFYMGVNAGAFLGMLLCGYIGENKDWGWAYGFGLAGIFMFIGMLQFYFTQGIFGKIGLKPLKNDVEDLSETPEESTRNPFSKFDLVVIGLIAVIGLSWIINDPISKITHLNLFSFKIGTLEGSNFMIITALVLFLFILVKRIAQYTPVLRDKMIAVIVLAFITIFFWASFEQAGGSMTIFAKDYTQRVLVGNSKLIFNVVNTLITVIPLVIISYVLLKLFAKTFGKYSLGNIILASGFVIIWIIVIYMLKSQYSEVKSEVPATWFGILNSLFIISFAPLVSRLWESKYNPSATYKNGFGMILLGTGFAVLAYGASTIPQGAAVASVSMIWLVLAYFFHTMGELFISPVGLSYVSKLVPGRMIAIMFGIWYLAIAIGNKIAGTMGGMIDEITSKYSMSTFFLIFTFIPVGLGIIIIMLTPVLKRLMHGVK is encoded by the coding sequence ATGAATACACAGAGTTTGGACACTCCAAATAACTTTTTCGAGAACAAGGTAATCGGACATCCGGCGGGATTGTTTGTCTTGTTCTTCACAGAAATGTGGGAAAGATTTTCTTACTATGGCATGAGAGCCTTATTGGTGCTATTCCTTACCTCCTCATTAATTGGAGATAATCCAGGATGGGGATGGCCAAGAGAGTACGCGCTGGCAATCTACGGTTCATATACCGGTCTGGCTTACTTAACCCCTATTTTAGGTGGTTACATTGCCGACAGGATTATTGGTTACCGTTGGGCAGTTATTATAGGTGCTTTACTCATGACCCTGGGACATTTATCTATGGCGATCGAAATAGACCATACGTTTATGTATCTGGGCCTATGTCTATTGGTATTGGGTAACGGCTTCTTTAAACCAAACATGACTTCTATCATTGCACAAATGTATAAAGAGCACCCTGAGAAAAAAGATGGTGCTTACACCATTTTCTACATGGGCGTAAATGCCGGTGCATTTTTAGGAATGCTGCTTTGCGGATACATTGGCGAAAACAAAGATTGGGGATGGGCTTATGGATTCGGTTTAGCCGGTATCTTTATGTTTATCGGAATGTTACAGTTCTATTTTACACAAGGTATTTTTGGTAAAATTGGTTTAAAACCATTAAAAAATGATGTAGAAGATCTTTCAGAAACTCCGGAAGAATCAACCCGCAACCCCTTCTCTAAATTTGATTTGGTAGTAATTGGCTTAATTGCTGTAATCGGCTTGTCATGGATCATCAACGACCCGATTTCAAAAATCACACATTTAAATTTATTCAGCTTTAAAATAGGAACTTTAGAAGGCAGTAACTTCATGATCATCACTGCACTGGTCCTGTTTTTATTCATCTTAGTAAAACGAATAGCTCAATACACACCTGTTTTAAGAGATAAAATGATTGCCGTAATTGTACTGGCTTTCATTACCATCTTCTTCTGGGCTTCATTTGAACAGGCAGGTGGTTCTATGACTATCTTTGCAAAAGATTATACACAAAGGGTATTGGTTGGCAATTCAAAATTGATCTTCAATGTAGTAAACACCTTGATTACTGTAATTCCATTGGTTATCATTTCTTATGTCCTTTTAAAACTCTTCGCCAAAACTTTTGGCAAATACTCTCTCGGTAACATTATTTTAGCTTCAGGATTTGTAATCATCTGGATTATTGTAATCTACATGCTAAAAAGCCAGTACAGTGAAGTGAAATCCGAAGTTCCAGCCACCTGGTTTGGTATCCTGAACTCCTTGTTCATCATCAGCTTTGCACCATTGGTATCTAGACTTTGGGAAAGTAAATACAACCCTTCTGCAACTTATAAAAATGGTTTCGGAATGATCCTGCTAGGTACTGGTTTTGCAGTATTGGCTTATGGAGCAAGTACCATTCCTCAAGGTGCAGCAGTTGCATCAGTAAGTATGATCTGGCTGGTATTGGCTTATTTCTTCCATACGATGGGCGAATTGTTTATCTCACCAGTAGGTTTATCTTATGTAAGTAAACTGGTACCCGGAAGGATGATCGCCATTATGTTTGGTATCTGGTACCTGGCCATTGCGATTGGTAATAAAATTGCCGGTACCATGGGTGGTATGATTGACGAAATCACTTCTAAATATTCGATGAGTACCTTCTTCCTGATCTTCACCTTTATTCCGGTGGGTCTGGGGATCATCATCA